Proteins encoded within one genomic window of Halalkalibacillus sediminis:
- a CDS encoding GNAT family N-acetyltransferase — protein sequence MIEFRKLTEDIFFECIKLEVHEEQKNFVASNVFSIAQSYVALLNDEFPPITYAIYHGDTLIGFLLMCYEHSEENEYGDENCYHLVRFMIDKQYQGQGLGKQAMEKLLSYIRTSPQGKAEAVYLSYEPKNEVAKKLYASYGFVETGQVDDGEAIAKLVL from the coding sequence ATGATAGAATTTCGGAAATTAACTGAAGATATTTTCTTTGAATGCATCAAGCTAGAAGTTCATGAAGAACAGAAAAACTTTGTAGCTTCAAATGTATTTAGCATTGCCCAGTCATATGTTGCCTTATTGAATGATGAGTTTCCCCCCATAACCTATGCCATTTATCATGGTGATACTCTCATAGGATTCTTGCTGATGTGCTATGAACATTCAGAAGAAAATGAATACGGTGATGAAAATTGCTACCACTTGGTAAGGTTTATGATTGATAAACAATACCAAGGTCAAGGCCTTGGGAAGCAAGCGATGGAAAAATTGTTGAGTTATATCAGAACTTCTCCTCAAGGAAAAGCTGAAGCAGTGTACCTATCTTACGAACCTAAGAATGAAGTAGCTAAAAAATTATATGCTTCCTATGGTTTTGTAGAAACCGGGCAAGTGGATGATGGTGAAGCGATAGCAAAGTTAGTTCTATAG
- a CDS encoding AMP-binding protein: MRIIKLIYVLYKMKILSPIGLNRLIKSVRSCGINLMTLLDFAEKNYGERVAVIDDHETIRYQQLLNDSWNLAVRLHEEYEIVEGRKVGIICKNHGSLVKSIFALSRLGVDTYLLNSEMSEEQFNDLQDHHQFDLLVYDFKWSSAIENSIYKKGKLLSYDEQLPAINNLHKRNELARLPRTKMGKLMLLTGGTTGKSKAVEHQPSLFNYLNPFLTLLTRLKLINYQTAYIATPIYHGYGIAILLSFIALGKKMIITQGFDAHKACGIIRKHEVEVVSVVPLMVHKMLRTNSGDLQSLSCIASGGAALNPKLIEEVFNEIGDILYNLYGTSESGLNIVAKPEDLKYSLETVGKKINGSRLKVLDDNHREVANEEVGQLCMKNNWSMRNKTSSWIETGDLGYRDSKGYYFLCGRTDEMIVSAGENVYPIELEQTLNQHDQIEDVAVIGVSDEEFGQRLKAYVQAKEGLSQDELWEWLRPRVARFQVPKEIEFIEEIPYTPVGKRDKKQLKSSEVGGK, encoded by the coding sequence TTGAGGATCATCAAATTGATCTACGTTTTATATAAAATGAAAATTCTCTCCCCTATAGGGTTAAACCGACTCATAAAATCCGTGCGTAGCTGTGGAATCAATCTTATGACGCTACTCGATTTTGCAGAAAAGAACTATGGGGAGCGGGTTGCAGTAATAGATGACCATGAAACCATTCGTTATCAACAACTGTTGAATGATTCATGGAACCTAGCTGTTAGACTTCATGAAGAATACGAAATCGTTGAAGGTCGAAAGGTAGGAATCATATGTAAAAATCATGGTTCACTAGTAAAGTCCATTTTCGCGCTCTCTAGGTTAGGGGTTGATACGTATTTGCTCAATTCAGAAATGAGCGAAGAGCAGTTCAACGACTTACAAGATCATCATCAGTTTGACTTACTAGTTTATGACTTCAAATGGAGTTCAGCGATCGAAAACTCTATTTATAAAAAAGGTAAGCTATTAAGTTACGATGAACAGCTGCCAGCCATCAACAACTTACATAAGCGTAATGAACTTGCTAGACTACCTAGAACTAAAATGGGGAAGCTCATGCTACTGACAGGTGGTACGACTGGAAAATCGAAAGCAGTCGAGCACCAACCATCACTTTTTAATTATTTAAATCCATTTTTAACGCTGTTGACTCGTTTAAAACTCATTAACTATCAAACAGCTTATATTGCGACACCGATTTATCATGGGTATGGAATAGCCATTTTATTATCATTCATTGCTCTCGGTAAAAAGATGATCATCACTCAAGGATTTGATGCTCACAAAGCCTGTGGAATTATCCGAAAACATGAGGTGGAAGTCGTATCAGTTGTCCCTCTCATGGTTCATAAAATGTTACGAACGAATTCAGGTGATTTACAATCACTTTCTTGTATCGCTTCAGGCGGTGCAGCTCTGAACCCTAAGCTCATTGAAGAAGTATTTAATGAAATAGGTGATATATTATACAACTTATACGGAACTTCAGAGTCTGGATTGAACATAGTTGCCAAACCTGAAGACTTGAAGTACTCACTAGAAACTGTTGGTAAAAAAATCAATGGTTCTCGGTTAAAAGTGCTTGATGACAACCATCGAGAAGTTGCTAATGAAGAAGTTGGACAACTTTGTATGAAAAATAATTGGTCAATGAGAAATAAAACAAGTAGTTGGATAGAAACAGGTGATCTAGGATATCGAGATTCTAAAGGATACTATTTTTTATGTGGAAGAACCGATGAAATGATTGTTTCAGCTGGAGAAAATGTCTATCCAATTGAACTAGAACAAACCCTCAATCAACACGATCAGATAGAAGATGTAGCAGTTATCGGTGTGAGTGATGAAGAATTTGGTCAAAGGTTAAAGGCATATGTGCAGGCTAAAGAAGGTTTATCACAAGATGAGCTTTGGGAGTGGCTCCGACCTAGGGTTGCTAGATTTCAGGTACCAAAAGAAATTGAATTTATTGAAGAAATCCCCTATACACCTGTAGGGAAAAGGGATAAAAAACAGCTTAAAAGTTCTGAAGTTGGAGGAAAGTAA
- a CDS encoding GNAT family N-acetyltransferase, with the protein MIIREADSTDARGIAKVHVDSWRTTYRNVVPDSFLERISYDQRTELWINNISKETSESAHIFVAENEEKEIVGFSSIGKRDTNRVEDSGDLTAIYLLESYQGKGIGKQLLKTSFEKFRGLDINRVFVEVLEDNQSRYFYESNGAQFIRRETVKIADKELNLLIYEWNNLRAVFDK; encoded by the coding sequence ATGATTATACGAGAGGCAGACTCTACCGATGCAAGGGGAATTGCGAAGGTGCATGTTGATAGTTGGAGAACAACTTACAGAAATGTTGTTCCGGATAGTTTTCTAGAAAGGATCTCCTACGATCAACGGACTGAGTTATGGATTAATAACATTTCAAAAGAAACTAGCGAAAGTGCACATATTTTTGTAGCCGAGAACGAAGAAAAGGAGATTGTTGGCTTTTCATCTATTGGAAAAAGAGACACTAATCGTGTGGAAGACTCGGGAGACCTGACAGCTATTTACCTCCTTGAAAGTTATCAAGGGAAGGGAATTGGTAAACAACTTCTGAAAACATCATTCGAGAAATTTCGGGGACTAGATATTAATCGAGTGTTTGTTGAGGTCTTGGAAGATAACCAATCCCGTTATTTTTATGAATCAAACGGAGCACAATTTATCAGAAGAGAGACAGTGAAAATAGCTGACAAGGAATTGAATCTACTGATATATGAATGGAATAACCTTAGGGCAGTTTTTGATAAATAG
- a CDS encoding SDR family NAD(P)-dependent oxidoreductase — MDLLRNYNLLERFLFLFTYVNDRKFKQEVQGKTILITGASSGIGEKLAYQLASYEVHLILVARREDKLIEIKKIIDKQVAEVSIFCADLRNDEEIGGLIEFLRLLPQGLDTVISNAGKSINRPIVDSLDRNHDFTRTMAINYFAPVRLLLSVIPLLKEKSGQIINISTINALILPIPHWAAYQASKSAFDTWLRSAGPELKVMGITTTSIYLPLVNTPMILPTKAYHNMPAMSTEHVSNIIRKSIYTKKSIYRPWWLIIAQIASVFFRGIFEAVAARRLKKKGR; from the coding sequence ATGGATTTATTGCGAAATTATAACCTGTTAGAACGTTTTTTATTCTTATTCACATATGTAAACGATCGTAAATTTAAGCAAGAAGTGCAGGGGAAAACTATATTAATCACAGGCGCAAGCTCAGGAATAGGAGAGAAGCTGGCGTATCAACTTGCTAGCTATGAAGTTCATTTGATTTTGGTTGCTAGAAGAGAAGATAAGTTGATAGAAATCAAGAAAATCATAGACAAGCAAGTCGCTGAAGTCAGTATTTTTTGTGCCGACCTTAGAAATGACGAAGAAATAGGAGGGTTAATTGAGTTTCTTCGCCTCTTACCTCAAGGGTTAGATACTGTAATTAGTAATGCAGGTAAATCGATTAATCGACCAATTGTAGACTCGCTGGATAGAAATCATGATTTTACTCGAACGATGGCGATCAATTATTTTGCACCAGTTCGTCTATTATTGTCAGTCATACCATTATTAAAAGAAAAAAGTGGTCAAATCATTAATATCTCAACCATCAATGCCTTGATTTTACCCATTCCGCACTGGGCAGCCTATCAAGCTTCTAAGTCTGCATTTGATACGTGGCTAAGGTCAGCTGGTCCTGAGTTAAAAGTGATGGGGATCACGACTACGTCCATTTATCTTCCATTAGTGAATACACCAATGATTTTACCCACCAAAGCTTACCATAATATGCCCGCCATGAGCACAGAACATGTCTCGAACATTATTCGTAAATCTATCTATACAAAAAAGAGCATATATAGACCATGGTGGTTAATTATCGCTCAGATTGCTTCGGTTTTCTTTCGAGGGATTTTTGAGGCAGTAGCAGCTCGTCGATTAAAGAAAAAGGGGAGATGA
- a CDS encoding ABC transporter permease has translation MHFPRILQNENIKIYHKLGTWIMIGIMVLILLVFAMVSKFIINDESNVDWEMKTQAEITQIENRLNEGVAFKVEQDYLEQELAILSYRLSEDIPPVSSNSMWGFMADTTNLVGIATLFTIVIAASIVASEFSTGTIKLLLIRPVSRGKILLAKYLSMIGFAFMMLVLMFSASFIFGATFFGGFNTEALYLSYSNGSVQEQSVLSYIISLFGYSSIELIMISTLAFMISTVFRSSSLAIGFSLFLMFTGPQFVQLLSSYDWVKYILFANTNLMQYVNGTPAVEGMTMSFSIMMLIIYFVIFTILSWTIFKYRDVAV, from the coding sequence ATGCATTTCCCGAGAATTCTACAGAACGAAAATATCAAAATTTATCATAAATTAGGCACTTGGATCATGATTGGAATCATGGTTTTGATTCTCCTTGTTTTTGCAATGGTTTCTAAGTTCATTATTAATGATGAAAGCAATGTTGATTGGGAGATGAAGACTCAAGCAGAAATTACTCAGATAGAAAATAGATTAAATGAAGGAGTAGCGTTCAAAGTTGAACAAGATTATTTGGAACAGGAACTTGCTATTTTGAGTTATCGTTTATCTGAAGATATACCACCTGTGTCATCTAATTCGATGTGGGGCTTCATGGCCGATACTACTAACTTAGTTGGCATCGCTACATTATTTACGATCGTTATTGCTGCAAGCATTGTCGCAAGCGAATTCTCCACAGGGACCATCAAACTATTGTTAATCCGTCCGGTTAGCCGTGGGAAGATTCTTCTCGCAAAATATTTATCGATGATCGGTTTTGCATTCATGATGTTAGTACTCATGTTTAGCGCATCATTTATATTTGGGGCAACCTTCTTTGGAGGATTCAACACCGAGGCACTCTATCTTTCTTATAGCAACGGCAGTGTTCAAGAACAATCGGTTTTGAGTTATATCATCAGTCTATTTGGATACAGTAGCATTGAGTTAATCATGATTTCAACATTGGCATTTATGATCTCAACCGTGTTTCGAAGCAGTTCACTGGCAATCGGATTTTCACTATTTCTTATGTTTACAGGACCACAATTCGTTCAGCTATTAAGTTCCTACGATTGGGTAAAATATATTCTTTTTGCGAACACGAACCTAATGCAATACGTCAATGGCACGCCGGCTGTAGAAGGAATGACGATGTCATTTTCGATCATGATGCTGATCATTTACTTTGTCATATTCACAATCCTATCTTGGACTATTTTTAAATATAGAGACGTTGCCGTATAA
- a CDS encoding ABC transporter ATP-binding protein yields the protein MREPVAQIKNVKKKIGKKTIIHDMSLDIYPGEVLGFLGPNGAGKTTMIRMLVGLISTTKGDIYIKGNHVKRDFEKAMTEVGGIIENPEMYGFLSGYDNLKHYARLAAKPISKERINEVVELVGLKNRIGEKVRGYSLGMKQRLGIAQALLHSPSLLILDEPTNGLDPAGIREIREYIRKIAHEENIAVFVSSHLLSEMQLMCDRVGIIQHGKLLRVEKMDTLLQEEQKRMAQLKVEPVNEVVQYLKDQTWNVHQEKDTVYVEIDDSEDIPMIATSIVGKGYHLYQLDEKHISLENTFLELTKEES from the coding sequence ATGCGAGAGCCAGTAGCTCAAATTAAAAATGTAAAGAAAAAGATCGGTAAGAAGACAATCATTCATGATATGTCGTTAGACATTTATCCTGGTGAAGTACTGGGTTTCTTAGGGCCGAACGGAGCAGGTAAAACGACGATGATCCGTATGCTCGTCGGGCTTATAAGTACAACTAAAGGAGATATCTACATCAAGGGGAACCATGTGAAACGAGATTTTGAAAAAGCCATGACCGAGGTCGGTGGAATCATCGAGAACCCAGAGATGTATGGATTTCTTTCGGGGTACGATAACCTGAAGCACTATGCCCGCTTAGCAGCCAAACCTATATCAAAAGAACGAATCAACGAAGTGGTGGAATTAGTCGGTTTGAAGAATCGAATTGGTGAAAAAGTAAGGGGTTATTCTTTAGGGATGAAGCAGCGTCTTGGCATTGCCCAAGCCTTGTTACATTCACCATCGCTTCTTATTTTAGATGAACCTACGAACGGGCTTGACCCTGCTGGAATTCGTGAGATTCGTGAGTATATCCGGAAGATTGCTCATGAAGAGAATATAGCCGTTTTTGTTTCGAGTCATTTGTTATCTGAAATGCAGCTCATGTGTGACCGGGTAGGCATTATTCAACACGGTAAACTTCTAAGAGTGGAAAAGATGGACACGCTCCTTCAAGAAGAACAGAAACGAATGGCCCAATTGAAGGTGGAGCCAGTTAATGAGGTGGTTCAATACCTAAAGGATCAGACGTGGAATGTTCATCAAGAGAAAGATACAGTCTATGTCGAGATCGATGATTCAGAAGATATCCCAATGATAGCTACATCTATAGTAGGCAAGGGTTATCACTTGTATCAATTAGATGAAAAACATATATCGTTAGAAAATACATTCCTGGAACTGACGAAGGAGGAATCATAA
- a CDS encoding GNAT family N-acetyltransferase produces the protein MIYKADSSLKNKLYPMFDGLEDTVIYSCLQGHMGEAWVDDLDNPTVAQITVGIFVFFAGDPKADGVDEMLHNLPDFTFTTVETEEWKKRIEEAHEGNFEKITRYNFEKDPEHLDREHLQNLKTQLPDGYELKKVDTKIANDPGFHELSEDFISNFASIEDFLNRGVGYAILKDDQVVCAATSFSVYDDGIEIEIATHPDFRQKGLATVTASALILDCLGKGKYASWDAANKESVKLAQKLGYVLKGPYDTYVIENEE, from the coding sequence ATGATTTATAAAGCAGACTCAAGTTTAAAAAACAAACTATATCCAATGTTCGATGGTTTAGAAGATACCGTGATTTATTCATGTCTTCAAGGACACATGGGGGAAGCATGGGTAGATGACCTTGATAATCCTACCGTAGCACAAATAACAGTAGGTATATTCGTATTTTTCGCAGGTGATCCGAAAGCAGATGGGGTAGATGAAATGCTTCATAATCTGCCTGATTTTACGTTTACGACAGTTGAAACAGAAGAATGGAAAAAGCGTATAGAAGAAGCGCATGAAGGTAACTTTGAAAAAATTACTAGGTACAATTTTGAAAAGGATCCTGAGCATTTAGATCGGGAGCACCTCCAAAATTTGAAGACGCAATTACCGGATGGATACGAACTAAAGAAAGTCGACACGAAAATAGCAAACGACCCTGGGTTCCACGAGCTATCTGAGGATTTTATAAGTAACTTCGCGTCTATTGAGGATTTCCTCAATCGTGGGGTTGGTTATGCCATTCTGAAAGACGACCAAGTGGTGTGTGCCGCAACTTCTTTCAGTGTTTATGATGATGGAATTGAAATTGAAATCGCGACGCATCCCGACTTCAGGCAAAAAGGTCTTGCGACAGTTACAGCTTCAGCCCTGATTCTTGATTGTCTAGGTAAAGGAAAATATGCAAGTTGGGACGCTGCAAATAAAGAGTCTGTTAAGCTAGCTCAAAAGCTCGGTTATGTATTGAAGGGGCCTTATGATACGTACGTTATTGAAAATGAAGAATAA
- a CDS encoding DEAD/DEAH box helicase, translated as MLTKETVKSMFSNNIFQRGRRYFREGAVHNLKYHNKENIWTANVSGSESYHVIVHMDDSSVADDECSCPAHETYGQCKHVAAVMLKIASQENPDQGEMFDEYVEKRKREYIPDHRIMKKPAPPRDFSAEMIDLFSDSSDQSLDSTFDKEPLQTEFVLKIENQLWKGLLLSVEMKAGVDRTYVVKNLKKFLESVDEKVEHFFTPKFTYDPTHQFFKEEDQQVMQILLDIYRSDAFYDNKWQPVSNQKGMTIPPYFVDQLLTALSERGCTFEDGTRTFHEIQWMEDSLPFDFSLSENSQGYELGFDAIDQFHYYKDYGIIQEGQFFYHLNAKQQEIMKNIYRLLERNPKASVPIKKQQMDSFVSNVVPNLKRIGEVNLSEKVSEAIVNPPLQAKMHLDQDDVRLTAKVRYWYDDIEINPMQPNRVQKQDSSQILVRDNEKEQRVMSVIEHAGFKFNGHELYLDDDEDIFVFLYELLPQLDQEIDIYLTNSVKHMLVDDIASPTVNVDLDSNGDFLEIDFDLGDIDQSEIGQLIQSVVEKKRYYRLPNGTFVPLQDDSFSQISNMFDEMRLNPDDLKDGKVQVPAYRGLQMDEAMSQHFRKNYNRAFQQLIDDIKNPETFDTPLPDGLEADMREYQNFGFQWLKSLSRYRFGGILADDMGLGKTLQSIAYLLSEKENNPNLDQPALVVSPASLVYNWESEFEKFAPSMKVRVIHGSIGEREMLFKDADEFDVLITSYPLIRQDLEQYRERRFSTLILDEAQAIKNHLTKQAQAIRAIRAGKRFALSGTPIENSLDELWSLFDVIMPGFFPNKKAFRELPQEQISRMSRPFILRRIKQDVLTELPDKIESVNHSELTKDQKQLYLGYLEKIQGEAASAISSEGFQKNRMRILAGLTRLRQLCCHPSLFIEGYEGESGKLNQLLEMVETARENGHRILIFSQFSSMLKMIREEMTAMDEDVFYLDGQTPSRQRVDMVNRFNEGEKDIFLISLKAGGTGLNLTGADTVILYDLWWNPAVEEQATGRAHRMGQKKVVQVYRLITKGTIEEKIHALQQRKRELIENVIQPGETNFQSLSENEIRELLNV; from the coding sequence TTGTTAACTAAAGAAACAGTTAAGAGTATGTTTTCTAATAACATTTTTCAGCGTGGACGCCGTTATTTTCGCGAAGGTGCAGTCCACAATTTGAAATATCATAACAAAGAAAATATCTGGACAGCTAATGTTTCTGGAAGTGAGTCTTATCATGTGATCGTTCATATGGATGACAGCTCTGTGGCAGATGACGAATGTTCATGCCCTGCCCACGAAACATATGGTCAGTGCAAACACGTTGCTGCGGTTATGTTGAAAATAGCCAGTCAAGAAAACCCTGACCAAGGAGAAATGTTCGATGAGTATGTGGAGAAGCGTAAACGAGAATATATACCGGACCACCGTATCATGAAAAAACCTGCACCTCCTAGAGATTTTTCGGCTGAAATGATCGATCTTTTTTCGGATTCAAGTGATCAATCTCTGGATTCGACATTTGATAAAGAACCGCTTCAGACAGAATTTGTTCTGAAGATCGAGAATCAACTGTGGAAGGGGCTTCTACTTTCTGTTGAGATGAAGGCTGGCGTTGATCGTACATACGTCGTGAAGAACCTGAAAAAGTTTTTAGAGAGTGTCGATGAAAAGGTAGAACATTTTTTCACACCTAAATTCACCTACGACCCAACACATCAATTTTTCAAAGAAGAAGATCAGCAAGTGATGCAGATTCTTCTGGATATATATCGCAGCGATGCTTTTTACGATAATAAATGGCAGCCTGTGTCGAACCAAAAAGGCATGACAATTCCCCCATATTTTGTGGACCAGCTCTTAACTGCACTTTCCGAGAGAGGGTGTACGTTCGAGGACGGTACCAGGACTTTTCACGAAATTCAATGGATGGAGGACTCTTTGCCGTTTGATTTTTCTCTTAGTGAAAATAGTCAGGGATATGAGCTCGGTTTCGATGCAATCGATCAGTTCCACTATTACAAAGACTACGGAATCATTCAGGAAGGCCAATTCTTCTATCACTTGAATGCTAAACAACAGGAAATCATGAAGAATATTTATCGATTGTTGGAAAGAAATCCAAAGGCGAGCGTCCCAATCAAAAAACAACAGATGGATTCCTTTGTTTCGAATGTGGTGCCAAATCTGAAGAGAATCGGTGAAGTGAACCTTTCAGAAAAAGTATCTGAAGCAATTGTGAATCCACCACTTCAAGCGAAGATGCATTTGGATCAAGATGACGTTCGTTTAACTGCGAAAGTTCGCTATTGGTATGACGATATCGAAATCAATCCCATGCAGCCTAATCGTGTACAGAAACAGGATTCTTCACAAATCTTAGTTCGAGATAATGAAAAAGAACAGCGTGTGATGAGTGTAATCGAGCATGCAGGGTTTAAGTTCAACGGCCACGAGCTTTACCTGGATGATGATGAAGATATCTTTGTGTTCCTGTATGAATTGTTACCTCAGTTGGATCAAGAGATAGATATTTACCTAACGAATTCCGTAAAACATATGCTGGTGGATGACATTGCTTCTCCGACCGTTAATGTGGATTTGGATTCCAACGGGGACTTCTTGGAGATCGATTTTGACTTGGGTGATATTGACCAAAGTGAGATCGGCCAATTAATTCAATCAGTAGTCGAGAAAAAACGATATTACCGTTTGCCTAATGGCACATTCGTACCGCTTCAGGACGATTCTTTCTCTCAAATTTCTAACATGTTTGATGAGATGCGTCTCAATCCAGATGATTTGAAAGATGGAAAAGTTCAGGTTCCAGCTTATCGTGGACTTCAAATGGACGAAGCAATGTCTCAGCATTTCAGGAAAAATTATAATCGAGCATTTCAACAGCTGATAGATGACATCAAAAACCCTGAAACCTTCGATACACCATTGCCAGATGGACTCGAAGCTGACATGCGTGAGTATCAGAACTTCGGGTTCCAGTGGTTAAAGTCTTTAAGTCGTTACCGATTCGGTGGAATTCTGGCGGATGATATGGGGCTTGGAAAGACACTTCAGAGCATTGCTTATCTTTTATCGGAAAAAGAAAATAATCCTAACCTGGATCAGCCTGCCCTCGTCGTCTCCCCTGCTTCACTCGTCTATAATTGGGAGTCAGAGTTCGAGAAATTCGCACCATCGATGAAGGTTCGTGTAATCCACGGGAGTATCGGAGAACGCGAGATGCTATTTAAAGACGCAGATGAGTTCGATGTATTGATCACGTCCTACCCCTTGATACGTCAGGATTTAGAGCAATATCGCGAAAGACGATTCTCCACACTCATCTTAGATGAAGCGCAAGCGATCAAGAACCATTTGACGAAGCAGGCGCAAGCGATCCGAGCGATACGCGCCGGAAAACGATTCGCTTTAAGTGGCACACCGATTGAGAACTCACTCGATGAGCTGTGGTCGTTATTCGATGTGATCATGCCTGGATTTTTCCCGAACAAAAAAGCGTTCCGCGAACTTCCACAAGAACAGATTTCACGTATGAGCCGTCCGTTCATCTTACGTCGTATCAAACAAGATGTGTTGACGGAGCTTCCGGATAAAATTGAATCTGTGAATCATTCTGAATTGACGAAGGATCAGAAGCAACTTTACCTTGGGTATTTGGAAAAGATACAAGGAGAGGCCGCAAGCGCGATTTCCAGCGAAGGCTTTCAGAAGAATCGGATGAGAATACTAGCTGGACTCACTCGGTTACGTCAGCTATGCTGCCATCCTTCTTTATTTATTGAGGGGTATGAAGGCGAATCAGGCAAGTTGAATCAGCTGCTCGAGATGGTTGAAACAGCTAGAGAAAATGGTCATCGAATATTGATTTTCTCCCAATTTTCAAGCATGTTGAAGATGATCCGAGAAGAAATGACAGCGATGGATGAAGATGTTTTCTATTTGGATGGGCAAACACCATCAAGACAACGAGTCGATATGGTGAACCGATTCAACGAAGGTGAGAAGGATATTTTCCTCATATCTCTTAAAGCTGGGGGAACAGGTTTGAACCTGACTGGCGCAGACACTGTAATCTTATATGATTTGTGGTGGAACCCAGCAGTCGAGGAACAAGCAACAGGCCGTGCTCACAGAATGGGACAGAAAAAAGTCGTTCAAGTGTATCGGTTGATTACTAAAGGCACAATCGAAGAGAAAATCCATGCGTTGCAGCAACGTAAAAGAGAGCTCATCGAAAACGTGATCCAACCAGGAGAAACGAACTTCCAAAGCCTGAGTGAAAACGAAATTCGTGAGTTGTTGAATGTGTAG
- a CDS encoding GGDEF domain-containing protein, with protein MEKKHIFSLLYIVLALGLSWLIVLAMRPSTVWIHLFYFPIALAAWRWRARGGLIVGVIAGILAGPLLFMEVTENVNQMTMNWMIRLFFFSVFGAFLGVLVKKMHNDSVTLANHQKEIEIQTKFATVDGLTLIPNRRKFDEVLQEEFDKLSDDDTPLSLMMMDLDEFKVYNDTYGHLQGDECLKKVSSRIESLLRPGDFLARYGGEEFVLILPVTDSPEAREVAERIRKGVIDLGLPHVNSSVRSDVTLSIGLVTAYGSSNLNAKEMLGKADRALYQAKEYGRNRVDVYGEQGKRKGA; from the coding sequence GTGGAGAAGAAACACATATTCTCCTTACTTTACATAGTATTGGCTCTTGGTTTAAGTTGGTTGATTGTTTTAGCGATGCGTCCGTCTACCGTATGGATTCATCTATTTTATTTCCCGATCGCGCTTGCAGCGTGGCGCTGGAGAGCTCGTGGTGGATTGATTGTCGGAGTGATTGCCGGTATCTTAGCTGGACCCCTGTTATTTATGGAAGTCACTGAGAATGTGAATCAAATGACGATGAATTGGATGATTCGTTTATTTTTCTTCAGTGTTTTCGGTGCCTTTCTAGGGGTACTAGTTAAAAAAATGCATAACGATTCGGTGACTTTAGCTAACCACCAGAAGGAAATTGAAATTCAAACGAAGTTCGCAACAGTCGATGGACTTACACTGATTCCTAACCGCCGGAAATTTGATGAAGTTCTGCAGGAAGAGTTCGATAAATTATCAGATGATGATACTCCGCTTTCGCTGATGATGATGGACTTGGACGAATTCAAGGTTTATAACGATACATACGGACACTTACAAGGGGACGAATGCTTGAAGAAAGTTTCCTCTCGTATTGAGTCATTGCTTCGCCCTGGCGATTTCTTAGCAAGGTATGGTGGGGAGGAATTCGTTCTCATACTTCCAGTAACAGACTCCCCCGAAGCAAGAGAAGTAGCCGAACGAATCCGCAAAGGAGTCATCGACTTGGGGCTTCCTCATGTGAATTCTTCAGTCAGATCAGATGTAACTCTTAGTATCGGACTAGTTACTGCTTACGGATCATCTAATTTGAATGCAAAAGAAATGTTAGGAAAAGCTGACCGAGCATTGTATCAGGCAAAAGAATATGGCAGGAACCGAGTAGATGTATATGGTGAACAGGGAAAGAGAAAAGGTGCTTGA